A genomic segment from Desulfurispirillum indicum S5 encodes:
- a CDS encoding calcium/sodium antiporter codes for MTLLLPALLFSLGIVILYFGAEFLVRGSVALALTRGIRPLVIGLTIVALGTSLPEFLVSFTGLLQGSSDIAIGNIVGSNIANIALVLALCALISPVRMDGSITRIELPIVLVTSVVFFLMCLDGTITRLDGIIMLCALIAFLVYCLRSGRTVSDDVETEHILRGSGSWKHVGLIVAGGIGLLLGARFMVIYGIEIARFLGVSELVIGITIIAVGTSLPELVTSIIASMKQRADISIGNILGSNIFNILFVCGFIALFAPISVEQTLIQFDIPFMLLITAVLYPIARKKQALGRIEGLLFLVAYVWYMYYIFTR; via the coding sequence ATGACACTCCTCCTTCCCGCCCTTCTGTTTTCCCTGGGCATTGTCATTCTCTACTTCGGAGCAGAGTTCCTGGTTCGCGGCTCCGTAGCCCTCGCCCTGACCCGTGGCATACGGCCACTGGTGATCGGCCTGACCATCGTGGCGCTGGGAACCAGCCTGCCTGAGTTTCTGGTCAGCTTCACCGGTTTACTTCAAGGCTCAAGCGATATAGCCATCGGCAACATCGTCGGCAGCAATATCGCCAATATCGCTCTGGTGCTGGCCCTGTGCGCCCTCATCAGTCCGGTGCGCATGGATGGCTCCATTACCCGCATTGAGCTTCCCATCGTACTGGTCACCAGCGTGGTCTTCTTCCTCATGTGCCTGGATGGCACCATCACTCGCCTTGATGGCATCATCATGCTCTGCGCCCTGATAGCATTTCTCGTCTACTGTCTGCGCTCGGGACGCACGGTCAGTGATGATGTGGAAACGGAACACATACTGCGCGGCTCGGGCTCATGGAAACATGTGGGCCTCATCGTGGCCGGCGGCATCGGACTGCTGCTGGGCGCGAGATTCATGGTCATCTACGGCATAGAGATCGCAAGGTTTCTTGGGGTAAGCGAGCTGGTCATCGGCATCACCATCATCGCCGTCGGCACCAGCCTGCCAGAACTGGTAACCAGTATCATCGCCTCTATGAAACAGCGTGCGGACATCAGTATCGGGAACATTCTCGGCAGCAATATTTTTAACATTCTTTTCGTCTGCGGATTCATCGCCCTGTTTGCCCCCATCAGCGTTGAACAAACGCTGATCCAGTTCGATATCCCCTTTATGCTGCTCATAACCGCGGTCCTCTACCCCATCGCCCGCAAGAAGCAGGCACTGGGACGGATTGAGGGCCTGCTGTTTCTTGTGGCATATGTGTGGTATATGTATTATATTTTCACCCGCTAA
- a CDS encoding peptidylprolyl isomerase has product MIHKFRNVSAPVKILLWFVIATFVGSIFVVWGIQSGDQRSRGYVIKVNDIEIGPNEFNRTYNQVHQNISALFGNQGDAEINRQIREIVIDNLISKALLLQEAQRRNLRVSDQELFNSIAAIEAFQEEGVFSRTLYRNVLEANKLSPAIFEEMQKESLLVEKIQNQIVAEVRITEDDLQEEFQWQQGRVAFDYIILFPELFADSVETNEQVLRAYHETNAKQYETPKSIQISYAFVPYDPQDSSTQETASEVLQSLREAVVQQQKDFATTAEEMEVEFVTSYIFDQNSIPEDLLRETRLIREAFLMPQGRYTNVIRGQDKLYLVKKEQDIPPMVVPYEEIQDQVLADYIQHQSYVIAMEKAESFRGMELFAIAAEVNAQPESTDLISYMDTNGGPGFNEDVMYLAFLTEVGQTAGPAEIINIPFFLQVTEKETPDMELFESLRPLLMEEVRERRRNEMLSDWIVEARSRATINVNQSLFVD; this is encoded by the coding sequence ATGATCCACAAGTTTCGTAACGTCAGCGCTCCCGTCAAGATTCTCCTCTGGTTTGTCATCGCCACCTTTGTCGGCTCAATTTTCGTGGTCTGGGGCATTCAGAGTGGTGACCAGCGCTCCCGTGGGTACGTCATAAAGGTCAACGACATTGAAATCGGCCCCAATGAGTTCAACCGCACTTACAATCAGGTTCACCAGAATATCAGTGCCCTTTTCGGCAATCAGGGTGACGCGGAAATCAATCGCCAGATCCGCGAAATAGTCATTGACAACCTCATATCAAAAGCGCTGCTCCTGCAGGAAGCGCAGCGTCGCAATCTGCGCGTCTCCGACCAGGAGCTTTTCAACAGCATTGCCGCCATTGAGGCGTTCCAGGAAGAAGGCGTATTCAGCCGCACCCTGTATCGCAATGTTCTCGAAGCCAACAAGCTCTCCCCCGCCATTTTCGAGGAAATGCAGAAAGAGTCACTGCTGGTTGAAAAAATTCAGAACCAGATCGTTGCCGAAGTGCGCATAACCGAGGACGATCTGCAAGAGGAATTCCAGTGGCAGCAGGGCAGAGTGGCCTTTGATTACATCATCCTCTTCCCCGAGCTGTTCGCTGACAGCGTGGAGACCAATGAGCAGGTGCTGCGCGCCTACCATGAGACCAACGCCAAACAGTATGAAACGCCCAAGAGCATCCAGATATCCTACGCCTTTGTTCCCTACGACCCGCAGGACAGCTCAACCCAGGAGACGGCCTCAGAAGTGCTGCAAAGCCTGCGCGAAGCCGTCGTTCAGCAGCAGAAGGATTTCGCCACTACTGCCGAAGAGATGGAGGTGGAATTTGTCACCTCGTATATCTTCGACCAGAACTCCATCCCCGAAGACCTTCTGCGTGAAACCCGCCTGATACGCGAGGCGTTCCTGATGCCCCAGGGACGCTACACCAATGTCATACGCGGGCAGGACAAGCTCTACCTCGTGAAGAAGGAACAGGATATTCCGCCCATGGTGGTTCCCTATGAAGAGATCCAGGATCAGGTGCTGGCCGACTACATCCAGCACCAGTCATACGTAATCGCCATGGAAAAGGCTGAATCCTTCCGTGGCATGGAGCTCTTCGCCATAGCCGCCGAGGTGAATGCCCAGCCCGAAAGCACTGACCTGATCTCCTACATGGACACCAATGGCGGGCCCGGTTTCAACGAAGATGTCATGTACCTTGCCTTTTTGACAGAGGTTGGACAGACCGCAGGCCCTGCGGAGATCATCAATATCCCCTTCTTCCTGCAGGTAACAGAAAAAGAAACGCCCGATATGGAGCTCTTTGAATCCCTGCGCCCGCTGCTCATGGAAGAAGTGCGTGAGCGACGCCGCAACGAAATGCTTTCGGACTGGATTGTTGAGGCCCGCAGCCGTGCTACCATCAACGTGAATCAATCCCTGTTCGTGGACTGA
- the polA gene encoding DNA polymerase I: protein MKLLLVDGNSFIYKAFYAIRGLSNRAGLPTNAIYGFRNILEKCHNAIEPDGIVVVFDAPGPTFRHESYPQYKAQRQKAPEDLISQIPWIHRLVEAQGLKRLCIEGFEADDVIGTITCQAQDAGYREVYIATSDKDLGQLLTKPGVFLYDTSKERILDAAAFHDKMGVTPAQVIDYLALVGDASDNIPGVKGIGPKSAQKLLEQYGTLDNIYAHVDEISGAVGKRLQEFRDDAFLSRRLLELHTSVPLDDSDFRPGVPNVPELYEIYSELGFQGLRDKLNYQVDAPPAAAVATDIDVRIADTAEAFAELLHEAATAAVIAIDTETTSEHAVEADLVGISIAIGEQAWYVPIDHAHTDTHRNMPTADVQKLITALDRSDLLLVGQNIKYDLIVLQRHDMALPQPRLFDTMIASYLLDANRRSHGLDQLAVEFLSHEMIAFKDVVPKGSTFRDVDIPTAARYAGEDAAITLALYNLFAPRIEQEYHELFHAIEMPLVRVLCHMEMLGIAVDREMLGNLHESFTRRLHELEEKIYELAGEAFNINSPKQLATLLFEKMGIPPVKKTKTGYSTDVSVLEALAPQYEIANVLTQYRMVSKLLSTYVNALSELINPWTGRIHTSFNQTVANTGRLSSSDPNLQNIPIRTEEGREVRKAFVPAPGFCFVAADYSQIELRIAAHLSGDESMLKSFAEEKDIHAQTADAIFGSSEPNYRRMAKAVNFGILYGISAFKLSRDLGMTPKEGQALIDSYFLRYPGVKAYIDHQIAFAREHGYAQTLYGRRRYLPDINSRNRNIREAAERNAVNMPIQGTSADIIKIAMNRIHQQLAPYQARMLLQIHDELLFEVPFEQAEPFSAFLQEQMESAAQLKVRLTVTVSSGNNWNDVH, encoded by the coding sequence ATGAAACTGCTGCTGGTTGACGGCAACTCTTTTATCTACAAGGCATTTTATGCAATCCGCGGCCTGAGCAACCGAGCAGGCCTTCCCACCAACGCGATCTACGGGTTTCGCAATATTCTGGAAAAGTGCCACAATGCCATCGAACCCGATGGCATTGTGGTAGTTTTTGATGCGCCCGGACCCACCTTCCGTCACGAATCCTACCCCCAGTACAAAGCGCAGCGCCAGAAGGCGCCCGAGGACCTCATATCCCAGATCCCCTGGATTCACCGCCTGGTGGAGGCTCAGGGCCTGAAGCGCCTCTGCATTGAAGGCTTTGAAGCAGACGACGTCATCGGCACCATCACCTGCCAGGCTCAGGACGCCGGCTACCGGGAAGTCTACATCGCCACCTCCGACAAGGATCTGGGGCAGCTCCTGACCAAGCCGGGAGTTTTCCTGTACGATACCTCCAAGGAACGCATCCTGGATGCCGCCGCATTTCACGACAAAATGGGCGTCACCCCAGCCCAGGTCATCGACTACCTGGCCCTGGTGGGCGACGCCTCAGACAATATCCCCGGCGTCAAGGGCATTGGTCCCAAATCTGCCCAGAAGCTCCTTGAACAGTACGGTACCCTTGATAACATCTACGCCCATGTGGATGAGATCAGCGGCGCGGTCGGCAAACGCCTGCAGGAGTTCCGTGACGACGCCTTTCTCTCTCGCCGGCTGCTTGAGCTACACACCAGCGTTCCGCTTGATGACAGCGATTTCCGCCCCGGCGTCCCCAATGTCCCGGAGCTCTACGAAATCTACAGCGAACTCGGTTTTCAGGGCCTGCGGGACAAACTGAACTACCAGGTTGACGCCCCCCCTGCCGCCGCCGTTGCCACAGATATTGATGTGCGTATCGCCGATACTGCGGAAGCTTTTGCAGAGCTTCTCCATGAAGCCGCCACCGCTGCCGTCATCGCCATTGATACAGAAACCACTTCAGAACATGCTGTCGAAGCAGACCTGGTCGGCATCAGCATCGCCATCGGCGAACAGGCGTGGTATGTACCCATCGACCATGCCCACACCGATACCCACCGCAACATGCCCACTGCCGATGTACAGAAGCTGATTACTGCCCTTGACCGGAGTGACCTCCTGCTCGTCGGTCAGAATATCAAATACGACCTGATCGTCCTGCAGCGTCACGACATGGCGCTGCCACAGCCACGCCTGTTTGATACCATGATCGCCTCGTATCTGCTGGATGCCAATCGCCGATCCCATGGGCTGGATCAGCTGGCCGTGGAATTCCTGTCCCACGAGATGATCGCCTTCAAGGATGTGGTACCCAAAGGCTCCACTTTCCGCGATGTGGACATTCCCACTGCCGCCCGCTACGCCGGCGAAGACGCCGCCATAACCCTCGCCCTGTACAACCTCTTCGCCCCCCGCATAGAGCAGGAGTACCACGAGCTGTTCCACGCCATAGAAATGCCCCTGGTGCGTGTGCTCTGCCATATGGAAATGCTGGGCATCGCCGTGGATCGTGAAATGCTGGGCAATCTTCACGAATCCTTTACCCGCCGCCTTCACGAGCTTGAAGAAAAGATATACGAGCTGGCAGGCGAAGCCTTCAACATAAACTCACCCAAACAGCTGGCGACCCTGCTCTTCGAGAAGATGGGCATTCCTCCGGTGAAAAAGACGAAAACCGGCTACTCCACCGATGTCTCAGTCCTGGAAGCCCTGGCCCCGCAGTATGAAATTGCCAATGTCCTGACCCAGTACCGCATGGTATCCAAACTGCTTTCCACCTATGTCAATGCGCTTTCAGAACTTATCAATCCCTGGACAGGCCGCATCCATACCAGCTTCAATCAGACAGTCGCCAACACGGGGCGTCTCTCCAGTTCCGATCCCAACCTGCAGAACATCCCCATTCGCACCGAAGAGGGGCGCGAGGTGCGCAAGGCTTTTGTCCCGGCACCTGGCTTCTGTTTCGTGGCAGCGGATTATTCTCAGATTGAACTGCGCATTGCCGCGCACCTGAGCGGTGACGAGTCGATGCTGAAAAGCTTCGCCGAAGAGAAGGATATTCACGCCCAGACCGCCGATGCCATTTTCGGCTCCAGTGAACCCAACTACCGCCGCATGGCCAAGGCAGTCAACTTCGGCATTCTCTATGGCATCTCCGCCTTCAAACTCAGCCGTGACCTGGGCATGACTCCCAAGGAAGGCCAGGCGCTCATAGACAGTTATTTCCTGCGCTATCCCGGAGTGAAGGCCTACATTGACCATCAGATCGCCTTTGCCAGAGAGCACGGATACGCCCAGACGCTGTACGGACGCCGCCGCTATCTGCCCGACATCAACAGCCGCAACCGCAACATCCGCGAGGCAGCAGAGCGCAATGCCGTGAACATGCCCATTCAGGGAACCTCAGCTGATATCATTAAAATCGCCATGAACCGCATTCACCAGCAGCTCGCCCCCTATCAGGCCCGTATGCTGCTGCAGATCCACGATGAATTGCTCTTCGAGGTGCCCTTTGAGCAGGCGGAACCTTTCAGCGCTTTTTTACAGGAGCAGATGGAGTCCGCGGCCCAGCTGAAGGTGAGGCTTACGGTCACGGTCAGCAGCGGGAATAACTGGAATGACGTGCACTGA
- a CDS encoding aminodeoxychorismate synthase component I: protein MTCTDIRTPAHRPVSAPASPQTPPPHTLCQQGREQIRLKLNALGQQRIPCFFLISFDFSRHLLCPLAAMDERVQFVFPGFRHTRTDHHPLPQGVRQWSAAPMELAHYARTFRTVQEHMAAGDTYLLNLTASTPVACDWSLEQIFHRAQAPFRLYLQDEFTCFSPERFVRIQDTTIETFPMKGTADATIPGAAAALLANPKEISEHTMIVDLLRNDLSCVARRVRVERFRYLESISSGRGRLLQTSSHICGDLPASWPDQLGDVLCNMLPAGSVSGTPKLKTMEIIKAVELHERGYFTGVFGYFDGSSVDSAVLIRFLERTPSGLVFKSGGGLTAESDLVDEYTEMCRKVYVPVT, encoded by the coding sequence ATGACGTGCACTGACATCAGGACGCCAGCACACAGGCCGGTATCAGCACCGGCATCGCCCCAGACTCCCCCGCCCCATACCCTCTGCCAGCAGGGACGCGAGCAGATCCGCCTGAAGCTCAACGCCCTGGGGCAGCAGCGTATACCCTGTTTTTTCCTGATCTCCTTTGACTTTTCCCGCCACCTTCTGTGCCCTCTGGCAGCCATGGATGAGCGGGTTCAGTTTGTCTTTCCCGGCTTCCGTCATACGCGCACCGACCACCACCCCTTGCCTCAAGGGGTACGACAGTGGTCAGCGGCTCCCATGGAGCTTGCCCACTACGCTCGGACCTTCAGAACCGTGCAGGAGCATATGGCTGCCGGTGACACCTACCTGCTCAATTTGACGGCCTCCACACCGGTAGCCTGCGACTGGAGTCTCGAGCAGATTTTCCACCGCGCCCAGGCGCCCTTTCGCCTGTACCTGCAGGACGAGTTCACCTGCTTTTCCCCCGAGCGATTTGTCCGCATTCAGGATACGACCATAGAGACCTTCCCCATGAAGGGAACCGCCGATGCGACGATCCCCGGTGCGGCGGCGGCGCTTCTCGCCAACCCCAAGGAGATCAGCGAGCACACGATGATCGTAGATCTCCTGCGCAACGACCTTTCCTGTGTGGCTCGCAGAGTGCGTGTTGAACGCTTCCGTTACCTGGAAAGCATCTCCAGTGGCCGGGGAAGGCTGCTGCAGACCAGCTCCCATATTTGCGGCGACCTGCCCGCCTCCTGGCCCGATCAGCTGGGGGATGTTCTCTGCAACATGCTACCTGCCGGTTCCGTCAGTGGAACGCCCAAGCTGAAAACCATGGAGATCATCAAAGCCGTTGAGCTCCATGAGCGTGGCTACTTCACCGGAGTCTTCGGCTACTTTGACGGCAGCAGTGTTGACAGTGCCGTGCTCATTCGCTTTCTGGAGCGCACTCCCAGTGGACTGGTCTTCAAGAGTGGCGGCGGCCTGACGGCAGAGAGCGACCTTGTGGATGAGTACACGGAAATGTGCAGAAAAGTCTATGTCCCTGTTACTTGA